One region of Terricaulis silvestris genomic DNA includes:
- a CDS encoding L-threonylcarbamoyladenylate synthase → MKVIDLGNFDAAVTRAADEIRAGGAVIYPTDTVYALAVSAVSEAALDRADRAKGRAPAAKPLSLCVADLEQAAAFVEIDDRARTLADAFFPGALTMVCLSKNVLPARLQAGFPGVGIRVPGHPFGPALARALGHPITTTSANASGLPPAIDAASAQAAFAGSEFEPALLIDGGPAPIGMASTVIDLTGGEVKLLREGAIPFRAVLDALRGA, encoded by the coding sequence GTGAAGGTCATAGATCTTGGCAATTTCGACGCGGCGGTCACGCGAGCGGCGGACGAGATTCGCGCTGGCGGCGCTGTGATCTATCCGACGGATACAGTCTATGCGCTCGCGGTCAGCGCGGTGTCGGAGGCAGCGCTGGACCGCGCCGATCGCGCCAAAGGACGGGCGCCGGCGGCGAAACCGCTCTCTCTGTGCGTTGCCGATCTGGAGCAGGCGGCGGCGTTCGTGGAGATCGACGATCGCGCGCGCACATTGGCGGACGCGTTTTTTCCGGGCGCGTTGACGATGGTGTGCTTGTCAAAGAACGTGTTGCCGGCGCGGTTACAGGCGGGATTTCCGGGCGTGGGAATTCGCGTGCCGGGGCATCCGTTCGGACCGGCATTGGCGCGTGCACTCGGGCATCCGATCACCACCACCAGCGCTAACGCGTCCGGCCTGCCGCCGGCAATTGACGCAGCGAGCGCGCAGGCGGCGTTCGCGGGCAGTGAGTTCGAGCCTGCGCTGCTGATCGATGGCGGGCCGGCGCCGATCGGCATGGCGTCCACGGTGATCGATCTCACTGGCGGCGAGGTAAAGCTGCTGCGTGAAGGGGCAATCCCGTTCCGAGCTGTGTTGGAT